From Verrucomicrobia bacterium S94, the proteins below share one genomic window:
- a CDS encoding ATP-binding cassette domain-containing protein, whose product MTDPIITCSDVCIAYGRQEVLHSVNLQIPRGIFLPFTGPNGSGKTTLLRAVLGLVPIRQGQIITPFRQTPAGYVPQHRVIDPLYPVSVRQIVEMGLSTERRLFRPLTGRQKRAVVTALEELGMAEHMQKTFRELSGGMKQKVLIARALVRQPDVIIMDEPTSELDEQSEHDVLKHLMKLNQNAGKTVLMVHHDLELAGTLSDTICRVGRGKAEMVKLNGGRTDA is encoded by the coding sequence GTGACCGACCCGATCATAACCTGTTCGGACGTCTGCATTGCCTATGGACGGCAGGAAGTGTTGCACAGCGTGAATCTTCAGATTCCACGCGGTATTTTTCTGCCGTTCACCGGCCCTAACGGATCGGGCAAGACGACCTTGCTTCGTGCCGTGCTCGGTCTTGTTCCGATCCGGCAGGGGCAGATTATCACCCCGTTTCGGCAGACCCCGGCAGGTTATGTTCCGCAGCACCGGGTTATCGATCCGCTCTATCCCGTCTCCGTGCGTCAGATTGTGGAAATGGGACTCTCTACGGAACGCCGGCTGTTCCGTCCGCTGACCGGCCGTCAGAAACGAGCGGTGGTCACTGCTCTTGAAGAACTGGGCATGGCGGAACATATGCAGAAAACGTTCCGCGAGCTCTCCGGCGGTATGAAACAGAAGGTGCTCATTGCCCGTGCACTGGTCCGTCAGCCGGACGTTATCATTATGGATGAACCGACATCTGAACTGGATGAGCAGTCGGAGCACGATGTACTGAAGCACCTCATGAAATTGAATCAGAACGCCGGAAAAACCGTGCTCATGGTCCATCACGATCTGGAACTGGCCGGAACCCTCTCGGATACAATCTGCCGGGTGGGACGGGGAAAAGCCGAAATGGTGAAGCTGAACGGAGGGCGGACGGATGCATGA
- a CDS encoding zinc ABC transporter substrate-binding protein — protein sequence MLKKTGILFLALAASAVSFGKLNVVTTTSDLGSIAESVGGDLIKVQSIATGKQDPHHLQARPKYIIMARNADLWIRTGMELEIGWEMPVIDGSRNRKIRPGQLGHLDASTHIHKLEVPDARMLTRAMGDVHAAGNPHYLTDPENARHVAADIADRLARLDPKNADTYRKNAAAFSDKIEKKMAVWKQKLEPLKGKSIVTYHKSWIYFCDQFGINIAIELEPKPGVPPSPAHLTRVIQTVETDDIEIILQEPWYSTKAAEKVVGKTGTRIVTAPIFTGSDPEAGDYIALIDLIVKRLTEQPE from the coding sequence ATGCTTAAGAAAACAGGAATACTCTTTCTCGCTCTGGCCGCGTCAGCCGTCAGTTTCGGTAAGCTGAATGTGGTAACCACCACATCCGACCTGGGTTCCATCGCCGAATCCGTCGGCGGCGATCTGATCAAGGTGCAATCCATTGCTACAGGCAAACAGGATCCGCATCACCTGCAGGCGCGCCCGAAATACATCATCATGGCACGCAATGCGGATCTGTGGATCCGTACCGGCATGGAACTGGAGATCGGCTGGGAAATGCCGGTCATTGACGGCTCCCGCAACCGGAAAATACGGCCGGGTCAGTTGGGTCATCTGGATGCCTCAACCCACATTCACAAGCTTGAGGTTCCGGATGCCCGCATGCTGACCCGGGCCATGGGCGATGTCCATGCCGCAGGAAACCCGCACTATCTGACCGATCCGGAAAACGCCCGGCATGTGGCTGCAGACATTGCAGACCGTCTGGCCCGGCTCGACCCGAAAAATGCCGATACCTACCGTAAAAATGCGGCAGCTTTTTCGGATAAAATCGAAAAGAAAATGGCCGTATGGAAGCAGAAACTTGAACCGCTGAAAGGGAAGTCCATTGTGACCTACCATAAAAGCTGGATCTATTTCTGCGACCAGTTCGGCATCAATATCGCGATTGAACTGGAGCCCAAACCCGGCGTTCCGCCGAGTCCGGCCCACCTGACCCGCGTTATTCAGACGGTGGAAACCGATGATATTGAAATCATCCTGCAGGAACCATGGTACAGCACCAAAGCCGCGGAAAAAGTGGTCGGAAAGACCGGAACCCGCATCGTGACGGCCCCCATTTTTACGGGCAGTGATCCGGAGGCGGGCGACTATATTGCGCTGATCGACCTGATTGTGAAGCGTCTGACGGAGCAGCCCGAGTGA
- a CDS encoding zinc-regulated TonB-dependent outer membrane receptor yields the protein MNYLNSSAMFVAGTLLICNASAQDAAVSSGITFNDSTGALRAFNPAVSATIDMFYYNENSDEGLSHMKEEVAGFGGHSHDEDEHDHDHGYENGFNLRHLELTFYAEVDNYFRAQAIAAISEEGAEMEEAWAETTGLPWGLQAKAGKFFSNFGYINAQHSHQWDFTDQPLIYELTLGSHGLNDKGVQVSWLAPTPFYLLFGAEVFQGDNENMYVQEEADELPENDGPRLGVGWVKIAPFQFDNSELQFGLFGASGSHQEIHEEEVGGIDYDYFYDGDNMFFGGDVVYKYSSGKAYGQGDAVVQAEYFYRDKDLDLKDSDAPGAPIGSALTGAQDGYYIQGTYGFLPRWRAGLRWDQVGLTNEEQEPGEAKEEFGDSWRASAMVDFRPSEFSQIRFQVNNGDYDLGDEGTENVWEAFVQLTFSLGAHGAHSF from the coding sequence ATGAATTATCTCAATTCCTCCGCCATGTTTGTGGCGGGTACTTTACTTATTTGCAATGCTTCCGCCCAGGATGCGGCGGTATCTTCCGGAATCACTTTTAATGACTCCACGGGCGCACTGCGCGCCTTCAATCCGGCCGTTTCGGCGACTATCGACATGTTCTACTATAACGAAAATTCCGATGAAGGCCTTTCCCACATGAAAGAGGAAGTCGCGGGATTCGGTGGCCATTCCCACGATGAGGATGAACACGATCACGACCACGGTTATGAAAACGGGTTCAACCTGCGGCATCTTGAGCTGACCTTCTATGCAGAAGTGGACAACTATTTCAGAGCGCAGGCTATTGCGGCCATCTCTGAAGAAGGTGCTGAAATGGAGGAAGCCTGGGCGGAAACCACCGGACTGCCGTGGGGATTACAGGCCAAGGCCGGTAAGTTTTTCAGTAACTTCGGGTACATCAATGCCCAGCATTCCCACCAGTGGGACTTCACCGATCAGCCGCTGATCTATGAACTGACGCTGGGCTCCCATGGTCTGAACGACAAAGGGGTACAGGTGAGCTGGCTCGCCCCGACGCCGTTCTATCTCCTGTTCGGTGCCGAGGTTTTCCAGGGCGACAATGAAAATATGTATGTTCAGGAAGAAGCTGATGAACTGCCGGAAAATGACGGACCGCGCCTCGGTGTCGGCTGGGTTAAAATTGCTCCGTTCCAGTTCGACAACAGTGAACTGCAGTTCGGCCTCTTCGGCGCCAGCGGCAGCCATCAGGAAATCCATGAAGAGGAGGTTGGAGGCATAGATTATGATTATTTCTACGATGGCGACAACATGTTCTTCGGTGGTGATGTCGTCTATAAATACAGTTCCGGCAAGGCCTATGGTCAGGGCGATGCGGTTGTACAGGCGGAATATTTCTACCGTGACAAAGATCTGGATCTGAAAGATTCAGATGCTCCCGGAGCTCCAATCGGCAGTGCACTTACCGGCGCCCAGGACGGCTACTACATCCAGGGCACCTATGGTTTTCTTCCCCGCTGGCGGGCCGGTCTGCGCTGGGACCAGGTGGGTTTAACCAATGAAGAACAGGAACCGGGTGAAGCCAAAGAGGAATTCGGTGACAGCTGGCGGGCTTCGGCCATGGTCGATTTCCGACCTTCGGAATTTTCGCAGATCCGTTTCCAGGTGAATAACGGGGACTATGATCTCGGCGATGAGGGTACGGAAAACGTCTGGGAAGCTTTTGTACAGCTTACCTTCTCACTCGGTGCTCACGGCGCTCACAGCTTCTAG
- a CDS encoding DUF2946 domain-containing protein, translating into MNRIRTLLSLIYLLLVVLLPWLHMPLHAHKHVQETACSTGCTHSETPADDSHEHDDCGLCNLAAVPAELPPVLSVPKPFFVFIESLVEEYTFQTQEHWQPHQARAPPFMTV; encoded by the coding sequence GTGAACCGCATCCGTACACTTCTGAGCCTGATCTATCTGCTGCTGGTGGTTTTGCTGCCCTGGCTGCATATGCCGCTGCATGCCCACAAGCATGTGCAGGAAACCGCCTGCAGTACAGGATGCACCCATTCGGAAACTCCTGCGGATGATTCCCACGAACACGATGACTGCGGGCTCTGCAATCTGGCCGCTGTTCCGGCTGAACTGCCTCCGGTTCTATCGGTTCCGAAACCCTTCTTTGTTTTCATCGAATCCCTCGTTGAAGAATATACGTTTCAGACTCAGGAACACTGGCAGCCGCATCAGGCCCGCGCACCTCCGTTTATGACGGTTTAG
- a CDS encoding ABC transporter ATP-binding protein, with product MIDFIQVSKQFGTQDVLKNVTFRINTGERIGIVGPNGAGKSTVFSLLNHEIEADTGEIVLPKHCRIGHLKQQLNPHEVDVNLLEYTEDSIPELKTIPEKIHALEHRMDDFQELEKERALKQIGELQHTYEHLGGYEMRSRAEAALSGLGFHEDEFSRPFASFSGGWQMRAELARTLIANPDLLMLDEPSNFLDLPAVEWLQKFLRGYEGTMLLISHDRYLLRSLATVTLEIAGGQATRYQGGYDYYLTEREDRIRHQLAAKENQDREIEQMESFIKRFRAKSSKAAQVQSRIKQLEKMERIEAPATVANTSKIRLADPPHSGHEIIRLEKGGFSYDGCRWIFRFLDLNINRGEKIALVGYNGMGKTTLLRTLAGALELSEGRRVVGHKVVIGYQSQDFAETMNPEKTVYHIVKDQHPAAVESEVRNLLGGFGFSGDTIDKKVSVLSGGEKIRLAFARLFINPPNFLLLDEPTTHLDVNGREALEQALKDYKGAICVVSHDVTFVRNIADQIIHIDDSGVSRFPGNYDYFLEKSEQQSVGRPPQTGENAVSGSAKPSLKGRDARKARAARREAEKVLKKIEAKIEKLTEEQVVLTEEMMSKRDADFASINARLAEIQTEIQKLETEWESAAEAIEE from the coding sequence ATGATTGATTTTATACAGGTGAGTAAACAGTTCGGCACACAGGATGTGCTCAAAAATGTGACGTTCCGGATCAATACCGGGGAACGGATCGGGATTGTTGGCCCGAACGGGGCGGGAAAATCGACGGTATTCAGTCTGCTCAATCATGAGATTGAAGCGGATACCGGTGAAATTGTGCTGCCGAAGCATTGCCGGATCGGGCATTTGAAGCAGCAGCTGAATCCGCACGAAGTGGATGTGAATCTGCTGGAATACACCGAGGATTCGATTCCCGAGCTGAAGACCATTCCCGAAAAAATCCATGCGCTGGAACATCGAATGGACGATTTTCAGGAGCTGGAAAAGGAGCGTGCGCTGAAGCAGATCGGCGAGCTGCAGCATACTTATGAGCACCTGGGCGGCTACGAAATGCGTTCGCGGGCGGAGGCGGCGCTGAGCGGACTGGGTTTTCATGAGGACGAATTCAGCCGCCCGTTCGCCTCGTTCTCCGGCGGCTGGCAGATGCGGGCCGAGCTGGCGCGAACGCTGATTGCTAATCCGGACCTGCTGATGCTCGACGAACCGTCGAACTTCCTCGACCTGCCGGCGGTGGAGTGGCTGCAGAAATTTCTGCGGGGGTATGAAGGTACCATGCTGCTGATTTCGCATGACCGCTATCTGCTGCGTTCGCTGGCGACGGTGACACTGGAAATTGCGGGGGGGCAGGCGACCCGATATCAGGGCGGCTATGATTATTATCTGACCGAGCGGGAGGACCGCATCCGCCATCAACTGGCGGCGAAGGAAAACCAGGACCGCGAAATCGAGCAGATGGAAAGTTTCATCAAACGCTTCCGGGCCAAGTCGTCCAAGGCGGCACAGGTGCAGAGCCGGATTAAACAGCTGGAGAAAATGGAACGGATTGAGGCGCCGGCGACGGTGGCGAATACCTCGAAAATCCGTCTGGCGGATCCGCCGCATTCAGGGCATGAAATTATCCGCCTTGAAAAGGGCGGATTCTCCTACGACGGCTGCCGCTGGATTTTCCGGTTTCTGGATCTGAACATCAATCGCGGTGAAAAAATTGCGCTGGTCGGTTATAATGGAATGGGAAAAACGACGCTGCTGCGGACGCTGGCCGGGGCGCTGGAGCTTTCGGAAGGCCGGCGCGTGGTCGGACATAAGGTGGTGATCGGTTATCAAAGCCAGGATTTCGCCGAAACCATGAATCCGGAAAAAACGGTGTATCATATTGTAAAGGATCAGCATCCGGCGGCTGTGGAATCCGAAGTGCGGAATTTACTCGGTGGATTCGGGTTCAGCGGCGACACGATTGATAAAAAGGTTTCTGTGCTCAGCGGTGGTGAAAAAATCCGGCTGGCCTTTGCGCGTCTTTTTATCAACCCGCCTAATTTTCTGCTGCTCGACGAGCCGACGACACATCTTGATGTTAACGGGCGTGAGGCACTTGAGCAGGCACTGAAGGATTACAAGGGCGCAATCTGTGTGGTGAGTCATGACGTCACGTTTGTGCGCAATATCGCTGATCAGATCATTCATATCGATGATAGCGGAGTTTCCCGGTTTCCCGGAAATTATGATTATTTTCTGGAGAAAAGTGAACAGCAGTCGGTCGGCAGGCCGCCGCAAACCGGTGAAAATGCTGTTTCCGGATCCGCTAAACCGTCTTTGAAGGGCAGGGATGCGCGTAAAGCGCGGGCGGCCCGGCGTGAAGCGGAAAAAGTTCTGAAAAAAATCGAGGCGAAAATCGAGAAACTGACGGAAGAGCAGGTTGTACTCACCGAGGAAATGATGTCAAAACGTGATGCCGATTTTGCCTCTATCAATGCCCGTCTGGCAGAAATTCAGACAGAAATTCAAAAGCTGGAAACGGAATGGGAATCTGCTGCAGAGGCGATCGAGGAATAG
- a CDS encoding TetR/AcrR family transcriptional regulator: protein MTAYPAADSTKSHLICAAGELAALHGIDNVSTRAIAERAGENIGSIHYHFGGKDGLMEEMVRGAIAGCRHDVEREVVAELPEKPTPEELSSAVRQIVVREMDDLFRSNRPLWHSQVIYQLMQRDDELYRIFRRDVMEPNLDSLYRFLRLIDPSLTDEQAFAHVAILKMPIFAHANYRKAMLDHLGTEDFSESYFRTLENLLVRQTQLLLGLPQD from the coding sequence ATGACAGCTTATCCGGCAGCGGATTCGACGAAATCGCATCTGATTTGTGCAGCGGGCGAGCTCGCGGCACTGCATGGCATTGATAACGTTTCGACCCGGGCGATTGCCGAACGGGCGGGGGAGAATATAGGGAGCATTCACTACCATTTTGGCGGTAAGGATGGACTCATGGAGGAAATGGTCCGCGGAGCGATAGCGGGTTGCAGGCATGATGTGGAGCGCGAGGTGGTTGCTGAGCTGCCTGAGAAGCCGACCCCGGAGGAGCTTTCGAGTGCGGTGCGTCAGATTGTGGTGCGGGAAATGGATGATCTGTTCCGCTCGAACCGTCCGCTTTGGCATTCGCAGGTGATTTATCAGCTGATGCAGCGGGATGATGAATTGTATCGCATATTCCGCCGCGATGTGATGGAGCCGAATCTGGACAGCCTGTATCGCTTTTTAAGGCTTATTGATCCGTCGCTGACGGATGAACAGGCGTTTGCTCATGTGGCGATATTGAAAATGCCGATTTTTGCGCATGCGAACTATCGCAAGGCGATGCTGGATCATCTGGGTACAGAGGATTTTTCGGAATCCTATTTCCGGACGCTGGAAAACCTGCTGGTGAGGCAGACGCAATTGCTGCTGGGTCTGCCGCAAGATTGA